One stretch of Pseudoramibacter sp. DNA includes these proteins:
- a CDS encoding 5-methyltetrahydropteroyltriglutamate--homocysteine S-methyltransferase, whose product MSILHPPFRYDYVGSFLRPAELKKARADFERGAITAEALKAVEDRCITELVRRQQALGYQTITDGEFRRATWHLDFMWGFEGIGHRPTQTGLPFHDEAALIDDTFLTGKIRLAGEHPFVDHFRFVKALEDDRTVAKQTIPAPAQTLAQFWMPFNLETTKAFYTTEEALAADIADAYIAVLHQLYDAGCRNVQLDDCTWGMLADASAPEFFGTAPEGLADVQQAYKDINNAVIAGAPEGMVINSHVCRGNYHSTFASSGAYDPVADVLFGEENVNAYYLEFDDERSGSFAPLAKVSGGKQVVLGLITTKRPELENKADVIARIHEAAAYIPLDRLALSPQCGFASCEIGNKLTEEEQWAKLKLVKDIAEEVWGK is encoded by the coding sequence ATGAGTATTTTACATCCCCCGTTTCGTTACGATTACGTCGGCAGTTTTCTGCGCCCTGCGGAATTGAAAAAAGCCCGGGCTGATTTTGAAAGAGGCGCCATCACCGCCGAAGCCCTCAAAGCCGTGGAAGACCGGTGCATTACAGAGCTGGTCCGCAGGCAGCAGGCCCTGGGCTATCAGACCATCACCGACGGGGAATTCCGCCGGGCCACCTGGCATCTGGACTTCATGTGGGGTTTTGAGGGCATCGGCCACCGCCCGACCCAGACCGGGCTGCCCTTTCACGACGAAGCCGCACTGATCGACGACACCTTCCTCACCGGCAAGATCCGCCTCGCCGGGGAACACCCCTTTGTGGATCACTTCCGGTTCGTCAAGGCCTTAGAGGATGACCGAACCGTCGCGAAACAGACGATTCCCGCACCGGCCCAGACCCTCGCCCAGTTCTGGATGCCCTTTAATCTCGAAACGACAAAGGCTTTCTACACCACCGAAGAAGCGCTGGCAGCCGATATTGCCGATGCCTATATCGCCGTGCTGCACCAGCTGTACGACGCGGGCTGCCGCAATGTTCAGCTCGACGACTGCACCTGGGGCATGCTCGCCGATGCCAGTGCCCCTGAATTTTTCGGCACGGCCCCGGAAGGCCTGGCCGATGTTCAGCAGGCCTATAAAGACATCAACAACGCGGTCATTGCCGGGGCGCCGGAAGGAATGGTCATCAACTCCCACGTCTGCCGGGGCAATTACCACTCCACCTTCGCCAGCAGCGGCGCCTACGATCCGGTCGCAGACGTGCTCTTTGGCGAAGAAAACGTGAACGCCTATTACCTGGAATTCGACGACGAACGCTCCGGGAGCTTTGCCCCGCTGGCCAAGGTGAGCGGCGGCAAGCAAGTGGTGCTGGGGCTGATTACCACGAAGCGCCCGGAACTGGAAAACAAGGCCGACGTCATCGCCCGGATTCACGAAGCCGCGGCCTACATCCCCCTGGACCGCCTGGCCCTGAGCCCCCAGTGCGGCTTCGCCTCCTGTGAAATCGGCAACAAGCTGACCGAAGAAGAACAATGGGCCAAGCTGAAGCTGGTCAAAGACATCGCGGAAGAAGTGTGGGGCAAATAA
- a CDS encoding MmcQ/YjbR family DNA-binding protein, with product MSSTIEQQVFKKRRFVPARMIAYGFTKTGSGYTYAKDLMDGDFHAVVTVSPKGEVSGTVIDRMNEEAYAPLRQQVREGAYAHKVQCAYRALLEDIADACCERVLFSSDQANRITDRILMTYDVRPDFPWSQKRYQANGAFRHADSGKWFALLMNVKWDVLLKNGDQTTVDVVNLKINPARGAALRAQPGIYPGYHMNHKNWISVVLDGTLADEAVMGLVADSYRLTKKK from the coding sequence TTGAGCAGTACGATTGAACAGCAGGTTTTCAAGAAAAGACGTTTCGTCCCGGCGCGCATGATCGCGTACGGCTTCACGAAAACGGGCAGCGGTTATACCTATGCAAAAGATTTGATGGACGGCGATTTTCACGCTGTGGTCACGGTGTCTCCAAAGGGAGAAGTCAGCGGCACGGTTATCGATCGTATGAATGAGGAGGCCTATGCCCCGCTTCGGCAGCAGGTTCGTGAAGGCGCGTATGCCCACAAGGTTCAGTGCGCTTATCGGGCGCTCCTTGAGGACATTGCCGACGCGTGCTGTGAGCGCGTTCTTTTCTCATCGGATCAGGCCAACCGCATCACAGACAGGATTCTTATGACGTACGATGTCAGACCGGATTTTCCGTGGTCGCAGAAGCGGTATCAGGCCAACGGGGCCTTTCGCCATGCCGACAGCGGCAAATGGTTTGCGCTTTTGATGAACGTGAAATGGGACGTGCTTCTGAAGAACGGTGATCAAACCACGGTGGATGTCGTGAATCTCAAGATCAACCCTGCGCGCGGCGCAGCCCTCAGAGCACAGCCCGGCATCTATCCCGGCTATCATATGAACCACAAGAACTGGATCTCTGTCGTGCTGGACGGGACGCTTGCCGACGAGGCGGTCATGGGGCTTGTCGCAGACAGTTACAGGCTGACAAAGAAGAAGTGA
- a CDS encoding FtsX-like permease family protein, translated as MKAFQKDMVRTVRGNLSRFIAMLFIIAVGICFVTGISGISPKILNSIDELYQKQNVPDVIIKSKSAAGFSAEELALLKKAGGTLTSMTEIDTKDSDTRLSVVDFNRKVDRFVLKAGRFPENADEVAVEQSGSHIAKRAVGDQITVNGRDYKIAGIVFNPLILSTEGTVNQMNRSKYLKTIVYFSADHNPFMQGQLPVTDVYLKFDGMPGYFDDGYLDKAEKKTEAVKKDLKAAGYNTDGYVFMTLKQEYGYAYIKKIMDNVDVLARVFPVFFILVVGLLTLTNMSRLIDEDRPRIGCLMSLGYAPGQILTRYLGFAAASTAIGEAIGLAAGVRIIPDLVYEAVRTAVFLPEKATGRVYLPTGIISAVLMFAAVMLVTGIVARKTVRERPVGLFFARAQKPGRKILLEKIRPVWDHMSFKYKSTWRNIFRYKGRLWMIVISITGSTLLVMAGLGVYDCVGDLKGIDTVALAILVFALLLSVLVLYNITTMNIGERTREIATLEVLGYKAAEVDGYIYREIVIMATFGILIGIPAGTAFLYFIFKKLEFGGLGEMHAVTYILAFVISELFVFLVVLLTKHHVKRVDMNASLKSLE; from the coding sequence ATGAAAGCCTTTCAGAAAGACATGGTTCGGACGGTCCGCGGCAATCTGTCCAGGTTCATTGCGATGCTGTTCATCATTGCGGTCGGGATCTGCTTCGTCACGGGCATCAGCGGGATATCGCCGAAGATCCTGAATTCCATAGACGAGCTCTATCAGAAGCAGAACGTTCCTGACGTCATCATCAAATCCAAAAGCGCAGCGGGATTTTCAGCGGAAGAGCTGGCGCTTCTTAAAAAAGCGGGCGGCACGCTCACGAGCATGACGGAGATTGACACGAAAGACTCGGATACCCGGCTGTCGGTCGTTGACTTTAATCGGAAAGTCGACAGATTTGTATTAAAAGCTGGAAGATTTCCCGAAAACGCAGATGAAGTGGCGGTCGAGCAGAGCGGCAGTCATATTGCCAAACGTGCTGTAGGGGATCAGATCACGGTTAACGGCAGGGATTACAAGATTGCGGGGATCGTCTTCAATCCGCTGATCCTGTCGACCGAGGGCACCGTGAATCAGATGAACAGATCGAAATATCTGAAGACCATCGTGTATTTCTCGGCGGATCACAATCCTTTTATGCAGGGGCAGCTCCCGGTGACGGACGTCTATCTGAAATTCGATGGTATGCCGGGGTACTTTGATGACGGCTATCTCGATAAGGCAGAAAAAAAGACGGAAGCGGTTAAGAAAGACCTGAAGGCTGCGGGATACAACACGGACGGTTATGTTTTTATGACCCTTAAACAGGAATACGGATACGCCTATATCAAAAAGATCATGGATAACGTGGATGTGCTGGCAAGGGTGTTCCCGGTGTTCTTTATCCTGGTGGTTGGGCTCCTCACGCTGACCAATATGTCGCGGCTCATCGATGAGGACCGGCCGAGGATCGGATGCCTTATGTCCTTGGGATACGCGCCCGGACAGATCCTCACAAGATATCTGGGCTTTGCCGCGGCGTCGACCGCGATCGGGGAAGCCATCGGCCTTGCGGCCGGCGTCAGGATCATTCCGGATCTGGTCTATGAGGCGGTCAGGACGGCGGTATTTCTGCCGGAAAAAGCGACGGGCCGGGTCTATCTTCCAACGGGCATCATCTCCGCGGTCCTGATGTTCGCCGCCGTGATGCTGGTGACAGGCATCGTCGCACGAAAAACCGTGAGGGAACGCCCGGTGGGGCTGTTCTTCGCGAGAGCCCAGAAGCCGGGCCGCAAGATCCTGCTCGAAAAAATCAGGCCGGTATGGGATCACATGAGCTTTAAGTACAAATCGACATGGCGGAACATCTTCAGGTACAAAGGCAGGCTGTGGATGATCGTCATCTCGATCACCGGCTCGACGCTTCTGGTCATGGCCGGCCTCGGCGTGTACGACTGCGTCGGGGACCTCAAGGGGATCGATACCGTGGCGCTGGCGATATTGGTGTTCGCGCTGCTGCTGTCGGTGCTGGTGCTGTACAACATCACCACGATGAACATCGGCGAGCGCACCAGGGAGATCGCGACACTGGAGGTTCTGGGATACAAGGCGGCTGAAGTCGACGGGTACATCTACCGCGAGATCGTGATCATGGCGACCTTTGGGATCCTCATCGGCATTCCCGCCGGCACGGCTTTTCTGTATTTCATCTTCAAGAAACTGGAATTCGGAGGGCTCGGCGAGATGCACGCCGTGACCTATATCCTGGCTTTTGTGATTTCGGAACTCTTCGTTTTCCTGGTAGTGCTTCTGACCAAGCATCATGTGAAGCGGGTGGATATGAACGCGTCGCTGAAGTCGCTGGAGTAG
- a CDS encoding cyclase family protein: MKVIDLTHVIEPGMPVYPGTEDPQLIPANTYEESGFRETLLHMTTHTGTHMDPPAHLYPDRTTLDQFPADQFIGKALVIDCRNLSEGEAITMAALRSYGDKVHQADFLLFNLGWDKFWGTDAYFGDYPCIDDEVLDYILKGAYKGIGFDVIGLDPIADENLTRHKKLFKTCNIINIENLTNLELCGDELFWFSCFPLKIADSDGAPVRAVAWFA; the protein is encoded by the coding sequence ATGAAAGTTATTGATTTAACCCACGTCATCGAGCCGGGCATGCCGGTGTATCCGGGTACTGAAGACCCCCAGCTGATTCCGGCCAACACCTACGAAGAAAGCGGCTTCAGAGAAACCCTGCTTCACATGACAACCCACACGGGCACCCATATGGACCCGCCGGCCCATTTGTACCCGGACCGGACGACTTTGGACCAGTTTCCGGCGGATCAGTTCATCGGCAAGGCTTTGGTCATCGACTGCCGGAACCTGTCCGAAGGGGAGGCCATCACCATGGCGGCGCTTCGCTCCTATGGCGATAAAGTCCATCAGGCCGATTTTCTGCTCTTCAATCTGGGCTGGGACAAGTTTTGGGGCACCGACGCCTATTTCGGCGACTACCCGTGCATCGACGATGAAGTGCTGGATTATATTTTAAAGGGGGCGTATAAAGGCATCGGCTTCGACGTGATCGGCCTCGATCCCATTGCCGACGAAAATCTCACCCGCCATAAAAAACTATTCAAGACCTGCAATATCATTAATATCGAAAATTTAACAAATCTTGAACTCTGCGGAGATGAGCTCTTTTGGTTCAGCTGCTTTCCGCTGAAGATTGCGGACAGCGACGGCGCGCCGGTCCGGGCCGTGGCGTGGTTTGCGTAA
- a CDS encoding DUF4866 domain-containing protein — protein MQEQTIFPREEKAEALFQKILDDPWACAKLEDTFCHYLFCSEDQDVDLPPEAFTRALFNAYIHRDMSAFLMAISQNTMFDLLRNAYLIPYRFNADGKENPIIMTDEEGQLLPAYQGTVHEKSYRHFNKVYQSLGDRKNIFFAQAYCYSHDYGSEEMDVEQKVLGRSTGVLLIRELPDTVKAKKTEAEAYSAVWDLMIELEKQLPKAYVFYGQDTLLDHDDRYDELGIFLPDSLFLKNLERHVAKAEAIIYG, from the coding sequence ATGCAGGAACAAACTATTTTTCCACGCGAAGAAAAGGCGGAAGCCTTGTTTCAAAAAATTCTGGACGATCCCTGGGCGTGTGCGAAGCTGGAGGACACTTTCTGCCATTACCTGTTCTGCAGTGAAGACCAGGATGTGGATCTGCCCCCGGAAGCGTTCACCCGGGCGTTGTTCAATGCGTATATCCATCGGGACATGTCGGCCTTTTTAATGGCCATCAGCCAGAACACCATGTTCGATCTGCTGCGCAATGCCTATTTGATTCCCTACCGATTCAATGCGGACGGCAAGGAAAACCCGATCATCATGACGGACGAAGAAGGGCAGCTGCTGCCGGCGTATCAGGGCACCGTTCACGAAAAGAGCTATCGGCATTTCAATAAAGTCTATCAGTCCCTCGGCGATCGGAAAAACATTTTCTTTGCCCAGGCCTACTGCTACAGCCACGACTACGGATCAGAAGAGATGGACGTAGAACAGAAAGTCCTCGGGAGAAGCACCGGGGTGCTTTTGATCCGGGAACTGCCGGACACGGTCAAGGCGAAGAAGACCGAGGCCGAAGCCTACTCAGCGGTGTGGGACCTCATGATCGAGCTGGAAAAACAGCTGCCCAAGGCCTATGTCTTTTACGGGCAGGATACGCTACTGGATCATGACGACCGGTATGACGAACTGGGCATCTTTCTGCCCGATTCCCTTTTCCTGAAAAATCTCGAACGCCATGTTGCAAAGGCGGAGGCGATTATCTATGGCTGA
- the yaaA gene encoding peroxide stress protein YaaA, producing the protein MRMIISPAKQMRVDADDFACTELPVFLKKAEKLKDWISRLTYEQQKTLWRCSDKIARQNHERFAHMDLRRNLTPALLAFDGIQYTYMAPAVFEDGQYAYVQQHLRILSGFYGVLKPMDGVVPYRLEMQAKASVGEYKNLYDFWGDSLYREVRDDSGIIINLASKEYARCVAKYLQPEDRLITCIFGELEGDKVVQKGVYVKMARGEMVRFLAGIHADEPEQIKGFNGSGYHFDADRSSDTEFVFIREKKPQE; encoded by the coding sequence ATGAGGATGATCATCTCTCCAGCGAAGCAGATGCGGGTGGATGCGGATGACTTCGCCTGTACCGAGCTTCCTGTATTTTTGAAAAAAGCGGAGAAGCTGAAAGACTGGATCAGCCGCCTCACTTACGAACAGCAGAAGACCCTTTGGAGATGCAGCGACAAGATCGCCCGGCAGAATCACGAGCGGTTTGCGCACATGGATCTGCGGCGGAACCTGACGCCGGCGCTCCTGGCCTTTGACGGCATCCAGTACACCTATATGGCGCCAGCCGTCTTTGAAGACGGTCAGTACGCGTATGTGCAGCAGCATCTGCGCATCCTGTCCGGCTTTTACGGCGTCCTAAAGCCGATGGACGGTGTGGTGCCCTACCGCCTGGAGATGCAGGCCAAGGCATCTGTCGGCGAATATAAGAACTTGTACGATTTCTGGGGCGACAGCCTTTACCGGGAAGTGCGGGACGACAGCGGAATCATCATCAATCTGGCGTCGAAGGAATATGCCCGATGTGTGGCAAAATATCTGCAGCCGGAAGACCGGCTCATCACCTGTATTTTTGGCGAGCTGGAGGGTGATAAGGTCGTCCAGAAAGGCGTCTACGTCAAAATGGCCAGGGGCGAGATGGTGCGGTTTCTGGCCGGCATCCACGCTGACGAGCCGGAGCAGATCAAAGGGTTTAACGGGAGCGGCTATCACTTTGATGCCGACCGCTCGTCCGATACGGAATTTGTTTTTATCCGCGAGAAGAAGCCCCAGGAGTGA
- a CDS encoding threonine/serine ThrE exporter family protein, translated as MADTDYIEIIEENHMAIPWHDYTETGSDVIIKDADLIEKASVIGRVGLMMLSCGTGAWRVRASMNRLSKELGVTCTVDVGLMSIGFNCFDGKDCVSQSLNLANTGVNTSKLHRMEQFVDSFPDLEAHLTGDEIHKRLDQIEAMHGNYSPTKLGWAAALACCGFTFLLGGGPVEMILAFIAAGIGNFIRMQLIKHHFTLFLDIAVSIAASCLTYALCFRLAEALFHVAGVHEAGYICSMLYIIPGFPFITSGIDMAKLDLRSGLERLAYAIIIVVVATMVAWVMALLLRLHPQDFLTLHLSNMTHLGFRLIASFCGVFGFSIMFNSAVPMAATAACIGAVANTLRLELVDLVAMPPAAAAFIGALTAGLLASLIKKHSGYPRISLTVPSIVIMVPGLYLYRAIYNFGIMSLRAGVSWFAAAIMIIISLPMGLLFARIFTDKAFRYCT; from the coding sequence ATGGCTGACACGGATTACATCGAAATCATCGAAGAAAATCACATGGCCATTCCGTGGCACGACTACACCGAAACGGGCAGCGATGTGATCATCAAGGACGCGGATTTGATCGAGAAGGCATCGGTCATCGGCCGGGTCGGTCTGATGATGCTCTCCTGCGGCACCGGGGCCTGGCGGGTGCGCGCCTCCATGAATCGGCTTTCCAAAGAACTCGGAGTCACCTGCACGGTGGACGTGGGGCTGATGTCCATCGGCTTCAACTGCTTCGACGGCAAGGACTGCGTGTCCCAGTCCCTGAACCTGGCCAACACCGGGGTCAACACGTCGAAACTGCACCGCATGGAACAGTTTGTGGACAGTTTTCCGGATCTCGAAGCCCATTTGACCGGGGATGAAATTCACAAGCGCCTGGATCAAATTGAGGCCATGCACGGCAACTATTCTCCGACCAAGCTCGGCTGGGCGGCGGCGCTGGCGTGCTGCGGCTTTACTTTTCTGCTCGGCGGCGGCCCGGTGGAAATGATTCTGGCTTTTATCGCCGCGGGCATCGGCAATTTTATTCGGATGCAGCTCATCAAGCATCACTTCACGCTGTTTCTGGACATTGCCGTATCCATCGCCGCATCGTGCCTGACCTACGCTCTGTGCTTTCGTCTGGCCGAAGCCCTGTTTCATGTGGCCGGTGTCCATGAGGCCGGCTACATCTGCTCCATGCTGTACATCATTCCGGGATTTCCGTTCATCACCAGCGGGATCGACATGGCGAAGCTCGACCTGCGCTCCGGGCTGGAACGCCTGGCCTACGCCATCATCATCGTGGTGGTGGCGACGATGGTGGCCTGGGTCATGGCGCTGCTTCTCAGGCTGCACCCCCAGGATTTCCTGACGCTGCATCTCAGCAACATGACCCATTTGGGTTTTCGTCTCATCGCCAGTTTCTGCGGGGTCTTCGGTTTCTCGATCATGTTTAACAGCGCGGTGCCCATGGCGGCGACTGCCGCGTGCATCGGCGCCGTGGCGAACACCCTGCGTCTGGAACTGGTGGATCTGGTCGCCATGCCCCCTGCGGCAGCGGCCTTTATCGGCGCCCTGACCGCCGGCCTTCTGGCGTCTCTGATCAAAAAGCACAGCGGCTATCCGAGGATTTCCCTGACGGTGCCGTCCATCGTCATCATGGTGCCTGGACTCTATTTGTACCGCGCCATTTACAATTTTGGGATCATGTCCCTGCGGGCCGGGGTGTCGTGGTTTGCGGCGGCCATCATGATCATCATTTCCCTGCCCATGGGTCTGCTCTTCGCGCGGATTTTCACGGACAAGGCGTTCCGGTACTGCACTTAA
- the rnhA gene encoding ribonuclease HI: MNKKYYYVVRKGRTPGIYLNWEDCRKQVDRFRGAQYRKFENPAEAFQWLNGKDVSEQMALSEVKSQNTPIFSVEDIKFDYIIYTDGSCLKNPAGPGGWAFVVSDKKTGEIIEHSGGEVSTTNNRMELTAAIQALAFVPEKTRVSLYTDSQYLKNGITSWIKNWKKRGWKRPGDKPVLNLDLWKQLDVLNQSHNVSFKWVKGHVGNPLNERCDKLAKQAAMKHVKN, translated from the coding sequence ATGAATAAAAAATATTATTATGTTGTTCGCAAGGGACGTACACCAGGTATTTATTTGAATTGGGAGGACTGCCGAAAACAGGTAGATCGTTTTAGAGGCGCACAATATCGCAAGTTTGAAAATCCGGCTGAAGCGTTTCAATGGTTGAATGGAAAAGATGTGTCAGAACAGATGGCATTGTCAGAAGTAAAGTCGCAAAACACACCCATTTTCTCTGTCGAAGATATTAAGTTTGATTATATTATTTACACTGATGGTTCATGCCTGAAGAATCCGGCAGGTCCAGGTGGTTGGGCTTTTGTCGTGAGTGATAAAAAAACAGGCGAGATAATAGAACATTCAGGCGGAGAGGTGTCGACGACGAATAATCGTATGGAATTGACTGCGGCGATTCAGGCGCTTGCTTTTGTACCAGAGAAGACTAGGGTTAGTTTATATACCGATAGTCAATATTTAAAGAACGGAATTACGTCGTGGATTAAAAATTGGAAAAAACGTGGCTGGAAACGTCCAGGGGATAAGCCAGTATTAAATCTTGATTTATGGAAACAGCTTGATGTGCTTAATCAAAGCCACAACGTGTCTTTCAAGTGGGTCAAGGGGCATGTAGGCAATCCACTCAATGAACGATGCGATAAACTTGCGAAGCAGGCCGCAATGAAGCATGTGAAAAATTAA
- a CDS encoding LysR family transcriptional regulator — translation MTLQQLKYVVATAEAGTMSKAAAQLYIAQPSLTAAIKALEEELGITIFKRTNKGVLLSSEGEEFLGYARQVIEQTDLIEARYFKAPHTKRQFCVSTQHYSFAVEAFVALLKRFGGGAYHFCIRETETYALIEDVATLKSEVGVLYLNKFNEQVLRKTLAEKELTFHHLFTAKPHVFVSAASPLAQKDAVTLEDLAPYPRLSYEQGDHNAFYFSEEILSTLDSQKDILVSDRATLFNLLIGLNGYTICSGVINEELNGANIAAVPLLVDDAMEIGYITHSKVGPGRFGRLYIELLKHYTSETNL, via the coding sequence ATGACCCTGCAGCAGCTTAAATACGTGGTGGCGACGGCGGAAGCCGGTACCATGAGTAAGGCCGCCGCGCAGCTGTACATTGCCCAGCCCAGCCTCACCGCCGCCATCAAAGCCCTGGAAGAGGAGCTGGGGATCACCATTTTCAAGCGCACGAACAAAGGGGTGCTGCTTTCATCTGAGGGCGAAGAGTTTCTCGGTTACGCCCGCCAGGTCATCGAACAGACGGATCTCATCGAGGCCCGCTATTTTAAGGCACCCCACACCAAGCGCCAGTTCTGTGTCTCCACCCAGCATTATTCTTTTGCGGTAGAGGCCTTTGTGGCGCTGCTGAAGCGCTTTGGCGGCGGCGCCTATCATTTCTGTATCCGGGAAACCGAGACTTACGCCCTCATCGAAGATGTGGCGACCCTGAAAAGCGAGGTAGGGGTGCTCTACCTCAACAAATTCAACGAACAGGTGCTGCGGAAAACCCTGGCCGAGAAGGAACTGACCTTTCATCATCTGTTCACCGCGAAGCCTCATGTGTTCGTGAGCGCCGCGAGCCCTTTGGCGCAAAAAGACGCGGTGACCCTGGAAGACCTGGCCCCTTATCCGAGGCTGTCCTATGAGCAGGGGGATCACAACGCCTTTTACTTTTCCGAGGAGATTTTAAGCACGCTGGACAGTCAGAAAGATATCCTTGTGTCAGACCGGGCGACGCTGTTCAATCTGCTGATCGGCCTCAACGGCTATACCATCTGCAGCGGCGTCATCAACGAAGAACTCAACGGAGCCAATATCGCAGCGGTGCCCCTGCTGGTGGACGATGCCATGGAAATCGGCTACATCACCCACAGCAAGGTGGGGCCGGGGCGCTTCGGCAGACTGTACATCGAACTGCTGAAACACTACACGTCTGAAACAAACTTGTAA
- a CDS encoding DUF2200 family protein gives MDNEKVFAMKFAKVYGLLVKKAERKGRTQDEVDELIRWLCGCDQTGIQRQLAADVTYQTFFDESPAWNPDSEKITGKICGVRIEDIEDPTMRRSVL, from the coding sequence ATGGATAATGAAAAAGTATTTGCCATGAAGTTCGCGAAAGTATACGGGCTTCTCGTAAAAAAAGCAGAGCGAAAAGGGCGCACCCAAGACGAGGTCGACGAGCTGATCCGCTGGCTTTGCGGCTGCGATCAGACAGGGATTCAAAGACAGCTTGCTGCCGACGTAACATATCAGACATTTTTTGATGAATCTCCGGCATGGAATCCGGACAGCGAAAAGATTACGGGCAAAATCTGCGGCGTCCGGATCGAGGACATCGAAGATCCAACCATGCGGCGGTCAGTACTATAA
- a CDS encoding ABC transporter ATP-binding protein translates to MSFIEAEDLGKTYDTNGIKFTALHGVNFMLEEGSLTVILGPSGAGKTTLLNLIGGMDAVTAGRLTVGGKHLEGMNRKELTLYRRADIGFVFQFYNLMPNLTARENIELATEICPDAIDPVKAAEMVGLEEFQDHFPGQLSGGQQQRVSIARAVAKNPKLLLCDEPTGALDIETGKAVLKILSDLSHKQGKTVIIVTHNAAIRRIADRVLSIRNGTIAKDEVNPEPASVDEVDW, encoded by the coding sequence ATGTCATTTATTGAAGCAGAAGATCTTGGCAAAACCTACGATACCAACGGGATAAAATTCACGGCACTGCACGGCGTCAATTTCATGCTGGAGGAGGGATCGCTCACGGTGATCTTAGGCCCTTCCGGCGCGGGAAAGACCACGCTTCTCAACCTGATCGGCGGCATGGATGCTGTCACAGCCGGGCGCCTGACGGTGGGCGGAAAGCACTTGGAAGGCATGAACCGGAAGGAATTAACCCTTTACAGGCGGGCGGACATCGGATTCGTCTTCCAGTTTTACAACCTGATGCCGAATCTGACCGCCCGTGAGAACATCGAGCTCGCCACGGAGATCTGCCCGGACGCCATAGATCCCGTTAAAGCGGCAGAAATGGTGGGACTTGAAGAATTTCAGGATCATTTTCCCGGCCAGCTGTCAGGGGGACAGCAGCAGCGGGTTTCCATTGCCCGGGCGGTCGCGAAGAACCCGAAGCTTCTGCTCTGCGACGAGCCGACAGGAGCCCTGGATATCGAGACGGGAAAAGCCGTGCTGAAGATCCTGTCTGACCTGTCCCACAAGCAGGGGAAGACCGTCATCATCGTCACCCACAACGCCGCCATCAGGCGGATCGCGGACCGGGTGCTGTCTATCCGAAACGGCACCATCGCCAAGGATGAGGTGAATCCTGAACCGGCGTCTGTCGATGAAGTGGACTGGTAA
- a CDS encoding HNH endonuclease, producing the protein MRRAKKTNTLVLISDYTKGLYHDKWIGGVLHYTGMGKNGDQDLHWLQNRTLAESRFNGVDVHLFEVIDAGEYIYCGRVRLVEEPYTEMQNGEDGRPRKVWMFPIKPVPDNDVQKPSMFVFKDMQDYQIRGKHVDVEYAKMKEANKKGDRTKEYVPPVTPKPTVKPKLEIPKDIVGKQVKHKSYGIGVVTDISGNSIVVKFDAVGEKKMGYDFCVKKKLLEIKK; encoded by the coding sequence ATGCGGCGCGCTAAAAAAACAAACACACTTGTGTTGATCTCTGACTATACGAAGGGGCTCTATCACGATAAATGGATTGGCGGCGTTCTTCATTATACCGGTATGGGAAAGAATGGGGATCAAGACTTGCATTGGCTACAAAATAGAACGCTCGCAGAATCACGCTTCAATGGTGTAGATGTTCATTTGTTTGAAGTCATCGATGCCGGAGAATACATTTATTGTGGGCGTGTCAGACTTGTGGAAGAACCTTATACAGAAATGCAAAATGGAGAGGATGGGCGCCCTCGAAAAGTCTGGATGTTCCCCATAAAACCAGTTCCAGATAACGATGTTCAAAAACCATCGATGTTTGTATTTAAAGATATGCAAGATTATCAAATTCGCGGGAAGCATGTCGATGTCGAGTACGCAAAGATGAAAGAAGCCAATAAAAAAGGTGATCGTACGAAAGAATACGTTCCGCCAGTAACACCAAAGCCTACAGTTAAACCAAAACTTGAAATCCCAAAGGATATTGTAGGAAAACAAGTGAAGCATAAATCTTACGGAATCGGCGTCGTAACAGATATAAGTGGAAATTCAATTGTGGTCAAGTTTGATGCTGTGGGAGAAAAAAAGATGGGTTACGATTTTTGTGTAAAGAAAAAATTATTGGAGATCAAAAAATGA